In Gopherus flavomarginatus isolate rGopFla2 chromosome 1, rGopFla2.mat.asm, whole genome shotgun sequence, a single genomic region encodes these proteins:
- the IFT27 gene encoding intraflagellar transport protein 27 homolog isoform X1, with protein MVKLAAKCILTGDSAVGKSALAQMFCNDGAHFQKNYTLTTGVELLVKTISVPETSDSVELFLFDSAGKELFSEMMEKLWEQPNVLCIVYDVTNEQSFNNCAKWLEKLRAQTLGIHLPGVLVGNKTDLIGRRVVEQKWAKEWADIHGLQYCETSVKEMENIEAPFHILANSFHRLYREKVETFHSLV; from the exons ATGGTGAAACTAGCTGCAAAGTGCATCCTGACAG GTGACTCAGCAGTAGGGAAGAGTGCCCTGGCCCAGATGTTCTGCAATGATGGAGCTCATTTCCAGAAAAACTACACACTG ACAACGGGCGTGGAACTGTTGGTGAAGACTATATCTGTTCCCGAGACAAGTGATAGTGTG GAACTCTTCCTTTTTGACTCAGCAGGCAAAGAACTATTTTCTGAGATGATGGAGAAACTG TGGGAGCAGCCCAATGTCCTGTGTATTGTGTATGATGTCACCAATGAACAGTCTTTCAACAACTGTGCCAAGTGGCTGGAGAAGCTGAGGGCACAAACACTTGGAATACACCTTCCAG GTGTTTTAGTGGGGAATAAAACAGACTTGATTGGTCGACGAGTTGTGGAGCAGAAATGGGCAAAGGAGTGGGCTGACATCCATGGCCTGCAATACTGTGAGACGTCAGTG AAGGAGATGGAGAACATCGAAGCCCCTTTCCACATACTGGCAAACTCTTTCCACCGACTGTACAGAGAGAAGGTGGAAACCTTTCATTCATTAGTGTGA
- the IFT27 gene encoding intraflagellar transport protein 27 homolog isoform X2, with protein sequence MVKLAAKCILTGDSAVGKSALAQMFCNDGAHFQKNYTLELFLFDSAGKELFSEMMEKLWEQPNVLCIVYDVTNEQSFNNCAKWLEKLRAQTLGIHLPGVLVGNKTDLIGRRVVEQKWAKEWADIHGLQYCETSVKEMENIEAPFHILANSFHRLYREKVETFHSLV encoded by the exons ATGGTGAAACTAGCTGCAAAGTGCATCCTGACAG GTGACTCAGCAGTAGGGAAGAGTGCCCTGGCCCAGATGTTCTGCAATGATGGAGCTCATTTCCAGAAAAACTACACACTG GAACTCTTCCTTTTTGACTCAGCAGGCAAAGAACTATTTTCTGAGATGATGGAGAAACTG TGGGAGCAGCCCAATGTCCTGTGTATTGTGTATGATGTCACCAATGAACAGTCTTTCAACAACTGTGCCAAGTGGCTGGAGAAGCTGAGGGCACAAACACTTGGAATACACCTTCCAG GTGTTTTAGTGGGGAATAAAACAGACTTGATTGGTCGACGAGTTGTGGAGCAGAAATGGGCAAAGGAGTGGGCTGACATCCATGGCCTGCAATACTGTGAGACGTCAGTG AAGGAGATGGAGAACATCGAAGCCCCTTTCCACATACTGGCAAACTCTTTCCACCGACTGTACAGAGAGAAGGTGGAAACCTTTCATTCATTAGTGTGA